The proteins below come from a single Desulfovibrio sp. JC022 genomic window:
- a CDS encoding exodeoxyribonuclease III: MKIYSWNVNGYRAVIKKNFNEWFDQSNADVVMVQETKAHPDQIPDTHRDYAGYESFWNWSKVKKGYSGTACFSRQPVLSHSFGLAEEKYQGEGRVVLMEYDQFYLFNIYYPNGQMNEERLEYKLGFYDSFLKYAEELRKNKPIVVGGDFNTAHTEIDLKNPKANSERSGFLPIERAWLDKFIEHGYVDTFRMFDDSPGKYSWWSYRFNARKNNAGWRIDYFFVSEELKDNVKNAWIESDVLGSDHCPVGIELAFP; the protein is encoded by the coding sequence ATGAAAATATACTCATGGAACGTTAACGGATACCGGGCTGTAATCAAAAAGAATTTCAACGAATGGTTCGATCAGAGCAACGCGGATGTGGTCATGGTTCAGGAAACCAAAGCCCACCCGGACCAGATTCCCGATACCCACCGCGACTACGCGGGATATGAATCATTCTGGAACTGGTCCAAGGTAAAAAAGGGTTACTCCGGCACGGCCTGTTTCTCCCGCCAGCCGGTGCTTTCCCACTCTTTCGGCCTTGCGGAAGAAAAGTACCAAGGCGAAGGCAGGGTTGTACTCATGGAATACGACCAGTTCTACCTTTTTAATATATACTATCCCAACGGTCAGATGAACGAGGAACGGCTCGAATATAAGCTGGGTTTTTACGACAGCTTTCTCAAATATGCCGAAGAACTGCGCAAAAATAAGCCCATAGTGGTCGGCGGGGACTTCAATACCGCACATACGGAAATCGACCTCAAAAACCCAAAAGCCAACTCGGAAAGATCAGGTTTCCTGCCCATTGAACGGGCCTGGCTCGATAAATTCATCGAACACGGCTATGTGGACACCTTCAGGATGTTTGATGACAGCCCCGGCAAATATTCGTGGTGGAGCTACCGCTTCAATGCCCGCAAAAATAACGCTGGTTGGCGCATTGACTATTTCTTTGTATCCGAAGAGCTGAAAGACAATGTAAAA